The DNA segment GGTTATTGAACGTATAGAAGTCGGTGGGCAATGTGGCCAGGTTGTACCAGGGCGCCGGTGCGTTGTACTCTGTAGCGAAGTTGAAGTTCACATAAGTAATAGCCATCGGTGTAATGGTCTTGCCAACATTGCTCCAGTCGGTATATACACCGCCTACTTTCGCACGTACACGGTACCAGTATTTGGTATTGGGTGTAAGACCCGTGCTGGTGTAAGTAGTTGTATTGGCAGGCAGATCAACAGTGGTCACATTAGCAAAAGCTGCATCTGTGGCGCGCTGTAACTGGAATCCGCCAACTGCGTCTTCATTGTTTGTCCTGTCAGACCAGCTCAGGATAGCAGCATTCCTGTCCTTAGGCTCTACATACAGGTTAACCGGGTTGAGGTTAAGACCTGGAGCGAATTCTTCCAGTTGAACCGCTGTGAAGAACATATAGGTAGCACTGCTGAGCTTGGTCATATCTACCGTGATCACACCAGCAACCGGCGTGAGGTTATTGAGGTTGGCTGTCTGGTTCGTATTGTAACGGGCATTGAGTGTATCGCTGGAGCTACCGGAAACGTAGCGGGCAGATGCATCCAGGCCTTCGTTTTGTGAACCAACAACGATCACATTATAACGTTTGCTGTTATCCAGACCACTAAAGACTATTTGCTTGGTATCGCCATTATTATGCCACCAGCCGCTCTTCAGTACTATATCAGGATATACACCGGAGTTATTGCCGGTTTCATGACCGATCGGTGAAATACCAGCCCATCCGCCTATCAACTGGAAGCTGAATGGTGTAGTGGCATTGTTTTCATCTTTCAGGTTGTTCAGCGTAGTACCGTTGTTACCGTAGGCGTTGATATTGTTCCACGGAGCCGGTGCCGCATCACCATAGTTACCTACGTTGATATATACAGAACGGGTGTTCTTATCGGTCACTGCGATGGTAACCTCACTGGTCACCTCAGCGCCTTTATCATCCACCGCCTTCACGGTAAAGGTAGCGTTGCCCAGGTCGCTGGCTGTCGGTGCAGCAATGATCCTGTAGTTATTACCACCCAGTGATTGCAGCGTAAGATAAGAAGGCTGGTTCACGATAGAAACCGTTACCACATCACCCGGTGTATCGGTTACAGTGAAGTCATCCTGGCTATTAGCATCTGTCTTCATAGCAATGCTGGCCACCAGACCTGCAATAACGGGCTTATTGTTGGCGGTCGTAATGGCTACCGTGTCGCTGGTAGTACCCAGGCCGTGGTTGTTGGAACCAGCCACATAATAATAGTACTGTGTGAATGGCAGTACAGCCTCGTCCGTATAGGTATTTGCATCAACACCAAGTGTATTCAGCAAGGTATAAGGGCCTTCCTGGCTTGTTGCGCGGTACACTTTATAAGAATACTCGTTGTAAGCCTTATCGGTCCAGTTGAGGTGCACACCTACGCCTGCTTCGGCTTCAGCCACCAGGTTAGCTGGTTTGGCCGGTGTAGTACCGTCGTCGAATTGTGCGTCCATAACGAAGGCGTTCAGCACACCACCTACACCAGGATTAGGATCGCCGATCATGGTAATGATCACATCACCATTGGCGGCGGGCTGTACCTGGTAGATCGTATCGGTAATAGTGGCATTCATGAAGTAAGGAATAGCCACAGATTCGTTACCGATCTTATAGGTAGTAGTGGAAGTAGCCGTTAAACCGCAGAAAGTACAGTTGTTGCTACCCATGAAGATGAAGTTATACTTCTTGGCTACATCCAGTCCGCTCACAAGGATACGCAGTGTATCCACAGCAGCACCACCCTGCCAGGAGAAGCCCCAGAAGATACCATCTTTCATTACGTTGTTGGGGTATACGCCGCCACCCAGTACACCGGCATCAGAAGCACCGAAGGTACCACTCAGCTTACTAACACTTACAGTGGTGGTAACACCCTTGGTATTCTTGAGGTTACTCATGTTGAAGTTACCGGATGCAGTTTCCACATCATTCCATCCTGCAACGCCACCGGTGTAATACTTCATATTCACCTGGATGGTTTCATTGGGATCATTCTCATTTACAATGATGGTAAATGTCTTGTTGCTCCAGCCGCCGTTTCCATCATCCGTTCTTACCGTCATGGCATAAGTACCACTGGAAGCGAGGTTGGGCTGCAGGGAAATAGAAGCGCGGCCATTGCCACTGTCAACCAGCGTAGCAAAAGAAGGCTTATCTACCACAGTCCATACGATGGAGCTGTTACCATCTGCGTCATTGGCTACGAGCGCAAGACTGCGGGCCTCGCCTTCATTCATATTTACGTCGGCAATGGCGTTGATATTAGGCAGGCTGTTGTTATTAACAACCATGTTATACACGATCGTATCCTTTCCACCAAAGGCATCAGTAACATATACGGTGATCGCATAAGCACCCTGATCGGCTATAGATGGAGCAGACACGATATCAACACCACCATTGGTCTGATTTTGCAGTGTAGCAAAATAAGGCAGGTTCTCTGTGCTGAAGCTCAGTGCATCCCCATCAGGATCATTGGCATGTACAGTAAGGGTATGTACAGTACCGTGCTTGATGGTAAAGTCTTCGAAGGTTACAAAAACAGGGGCCGTATTGGGGGTCACCACGGTTATTTCGTTGCTATAAGCAGAAGGATTAGCCAATCCGGTAGCCCGTACCTTATAATAATAGGTAACATTGGCAAACAGTGTAGTGTCGGAGAAAGTGGTAGCACCTGCAGGTACAGTCGCCACTACACGGTAATTGCTGTTGTCGGTCGGAGACCTCCAGATTTCAAATCCTGTTTCAGTAGCAGAATTGTCATTCCAGGTAAGATCTACCGTAGTGGGAGACACTGGGGTTGCAGCCAGTCCGGAAGGAGCTGTAGGCGCTGCCGGTGTAACCTGGGTAGCTGCACTGGAAGGAGCAAAAGTAAAGTTCTTCAGGTGGTTGATCTCTTCAGCCACCATAGCACTGTTGAAGATGTAGATATCATCAATCTTACCGGCAAAATAATCGCTACTGGTAGCGGCCTGGTTAAAGGCCACATCGCTGTTGCTGGAACCGGAATAACCGATACGGGCATTATTGGAAGCAGCAGCTACCACACTGGTAATACCGCCCAGGTCATTGTTAGCAGCCACTTCTACACCGTTCAGGAACAGCTTTAATGAATTTACATTGTATACAACAGCCACATGATTCCAGTTGCCGCTGATCCAGTTGGCATCGCTGGCAAAATTCTCCAGGGTAGCCACTGACCGGGTGCTATTGCTGGCAATGCCAGCTTCCAGATCACCATTGTTAAAGCGCAGGGCCAGACCATTGGTGCTGTTGCCAAAGTCGAAGATCACTTTCCTGTTGGAAGTAGAAGTAGGATTGATCCACATGGCTACCGTACGTTGGGAATAACCGCCATCGCTGGGGAAACCACCGTTATTACTGTTGTTAACAGTAGCGTACTGGCTACTGCCGCTCAGGTTCAATGAATGTGAACCTTCTTTGGGAGAAGCATTGCTATAAGTAGCACCGGTGAGTGTAAGGGTGCGGCTACCGCTGCCGTTACTGTCGCCACCGTTGTTATTGACTTTCCAGTTCACTTCTACGATGTTGCTGGCATATACAGACTCACCGCTAAGACCTATCGCTCTTATCTTAT comes from the Paraflavitalea devenefica genome and includes:
- a CDS encoding fibronectin type III domain-containing protein; the protein is MKRILLLTTTSMLFCVAMLQAQNVFNPADPIVRWNSSAALGTAANPNPNIAGLQKWVSVASNGISTGNGAWDNSSYKAYFINLGQGMSFRLKFPKSYSNPDSASKKYPVMLFFHGAGEPGCNSNGNIYNNERQLAHGGKTFRDRVDNGSYDGFLFYPQIATNGNSCSSNWGVAPYTPWYNLVLRVIDSLAKYSRLDIDRVLVDGLSNGGATAWSITSVYPQRIAAAAPSAAATGATNFNDFVHIPIWFASGGKDSNPTPGFSIGVYNALKAVGSAVKYTLYPDLGHSVWNQHWAEAGFIDFMNTAHKANPLIFFQRNEFCPDSPINVKLGITAGFTNYEWQKDGVTIATTTNNSHTIIDGTSIISYTGNEITVRSFGTYRVRFKRSNAGDWSVWSPIPAVISSKPITQTPDIQVDGMRSKVLPAPDGSTSVPLKLPEGYVSYQWLQGATTVGTESTYVAQTGTYTAKVMEQFGCGALPSAAFTVIHADGLPKPEPAKNLSAAAVSLTSIRLDWSDNPNAGENETGFEIYRSTNPGGPYQLVTITPANTITYTNTGLASNTQYYYIVRAVGASGAAVVSDEAGAKTAVDNTGPTAPSNLKLLNAFTTYLNVQWTGSTDDVGVDKYDIFINGVKTYTTTQTTFTIANLDSGQLYTIHVKARDAVGNYSAPSNQVTVSTKLAVNGLTYKYFEGTWSTLPNFQNLTPVKSGTISNVNVSPRNRTDNFGFLWEGYIDIPTTANYTFEVCSDDGSKLYIDNGYAFSNTALISHDGVHANTCKTASINLTAGKHAIALAYFDGTGGDAVSWSWQNNAGLAKQAIPNSALSTTEFITPTIIAPSNLVATGVAHNKINLTWTDNSNNEAGFEILRSATPAGTYTQVATVTGTSYTDSGLVANTKYYYKIRAIGLSGESVYASNIVEVNWKVNNNGGDSNGSGSRTLTLTGATYSNASPKEGSHSLNLSGSSQYATVNNSNNGGFPSDGGYSQRTVAMWINPTSTSNRKVIFDFGNSTNGLALRFNNGDLEAGIASNSTRSVATLENFASDANWISGNWNHVAVVYNVNSLKLFLNGVEVAANNDLGGITSVVAAASNNARIGYSGSSNSDVAFNQAATSSDYFAGKIDDIYIFNSAMVAEEINHLKNFTFAPSSAATQVTPAAPTAPSGLAATPVSPTTVDLTWNDNSATETGFEIWRSPTDNSNYRVVATVPAGATTFSDTTLFANVTYYYKVRATGLANPSAYSNEITVVTPNTAPVFVTFEDFTIKHGTVHTLTVHANDPDGDALSFSTENLPYFATLQNQTNGGVDIVSAPSIADQGAYAITVYVTDAFGGKDTIVYNMVVNNNSLPNINAIADVNMNEGEARSLALVANDADGNSSIVWTVVDKPSFATLVDSGNGRASISLQPNLASSGTYAMTVRTDDGNGGWSNKTFTIIVNENDPNETIQVNMKYYTGGVAGWNDVETASGNFNMSNLKNTKGVTTTVSVSKLSGTFGASDAGVLGGGVYPNNVMKDGIFWGFSWQGGAAVDTLRILVSGLDVAKKYNFIFMGSNNCTFCGLTATSTTTYKIGNESVAIPYFMNATITDTIYQVQPAANGDVIITMIGDPNPGVGGVLNAFVMDAQFDDGTTPAKPANLVAEAEAGVGVHLNWTDKAYNEYSYKVYRATSQEGPYTLLNTLGVDANTYTDEAVLPFTQYYYYVAGSNNHGLGTTSDTVAITTANNKPVIAGLVASIAMKTDANSQDDFTVTDTPGDVVTVSIVNQPSYLTLQSLGGNNYRIIAAPTASDLGNATFTVKAVDDKGAEVTSEVTIAVTDKNTRSVYINVGNYGDAAPAPWNNINAYGNNGTTLNNLKDENNATTPFSFQLIGGWAGISPIGHETGNNSGVYPDIVLKSGWWHNNGDTKQIVFSGLDNSKRYNVIVVGSQNEGLDASARYVSGSSSDTLNARYNTNQTANLNNLTPVAGVITVDMTKLSSATYMFFTAVQLEEFAPGLNLNPVNLYVEPKDRNAAILSWSDRTNNEDAVGGFQLQRATDAAFANVTTVDLPANTTTYTSTGLTPNTKYWYRVRAKVGGVYTDWSNVGKTITPMAITYVNFNFATEYNAPAPWYNLATLPTDFYTFNNLPNQSNQPSGMSLSITKVMNGDNNFGVITGNNSGFAPDVVLQSNFWIDNTQQSQMKLSGLNMAKRYRIGFFNSMSTNGWFAGNYTCTYTINGRTVYLNSWMNSTKIVYIGDVQSDSNGELLLDFSTTETAVYGFNGGIIVQAYDDVPEGGTVLNGGLTKPGEMTGTVTEEAAARTTAQATQEVTEGRMYPNPFIDQVNLDFNNTAADNNVSVDVYDLSGKLVFRKAFGKLAAGYNTLRVNTGSANLNTGIYMVTLNVNGKPVQVSKMIKANQ